The stretch of DNA TTACTTCTGTGGTCCAGTACCATTTATGAAAGCTATAAACAAAGCGCTAAAAGAGTGGAACGTACGTGAAGAAGATATTCATTTTGAATTTTTTGGTCCAGCTGATCAACTAAACGCATAACGATTAAAAGTCCGAAAGCTTACTAGCTTTTGGACTTTTTCTTTTTTTCTATATAGTACAGCCTAGCTTCTTTAAGAAAGCGTTATTTTAATAGTCATACTCAGCCTTTCTATGGCTACTGTTTAAAATTTATTTAAATTATACTATTTTACTCATACACAATATTGTTTCTTCTATAGTAGAACGGTGTATAATAGTAGGCATGACGATTTTATTCTTTATAGATTATTCATATTTGAAAATTTAGTTGCAGTACTGGAGTGAACAACATTGGCAACGAAAAAAGCATTACCAATATTATTTGCTATCATGTTTTTAGTGATGGTAGGATTCGGAATTATTATACCAGTTATGCCATTTTACGCTGAAGAACTAGGGGCTTCTCCTACACAACTCGGTTTACTAATGGCTGTATATTCATTTATGCAATTGTTATTTGCCCCTATGTGGGGAAGAATTTCAGATAAAATTGGACGTAAGCCTGTCATCATGATAGGAATTTTAGGGCTAGCCCTATCCTTTTTCTTAATGGCTTGGGCTACTGAACTATGGATGCTTTTTGCCGCTAGAATTATCGGGGGGTTATTGTCATCTGCAAATATGCCAACTGTTATGGCATATGTAGCTGATATTACATCTGAGGAAGACCGTGGAAAAGGGATGGGAATCATCGGCGCTTCCGTCGGTTTAGGATTTATTTTCGGTCCGGCAATTGGTGGGATTTTCTCTGAAGCGAGTTTACATATTCCGTTTTATCTTGCTGGTGGCTCTTCCTTAATTACTTTCTTCTTCGTTATGTTTGTATTAAAAGAATCATTAACGGCTGAACAGAAGGCAAAAGGTAAATTAACGAAAAGAGCCCCTTTACTACAGGCTTTTAAAGGGTCTGTATCAATTTTGTTTCTTTTACAGCTATTCGTTTCTTTATCTCTTGCAGGATTAGAAGCTACTTTTGCTTATTTTGCATACGAAAAAGCAAACTTAGGAACTGTTCAACTTGGCTATATTTTTATGATTATGGGCTTAGCAGGAGCCGTCGTCCAAGGGGGACTCGTTGGAAAATTAACAAAAAAGCACGGAGAAGGATTTGTTATTCAACTAGGTATCGCTATTTCTGCACTAGGCTTTTTACTCATTTTGTTCATTGATAGCTTTACAACAGCAGCAATTTTCTTAACTGTATTTGGAATAGGGAACGGGTTTATCCGTCCTAGTGTTTCTTCTTTATTAACGAAAAAAGTAAAAACTGGACACGGTACCACAACTGGACTTTTATCCTCTTTTGATTCATTAGGCCGTATTATCGGACCTCCATTAGGTGGGATATTGTTCACCTTCTCTATCGGCTTGCCGTATATAGCTGGAATTATATTATCAGCGCTAGCATTTATCTTATATA from Sutcliffiella cohnii encodes:
- a CDS encoding MFS transporter gives rise to the protein MATKKALPILFAIMFLVMVGFGIIIPVMPFYAEELGASPTQLGLLMAVYSFMQLLFAPMWGRISDKIGRKPVIMIGILGLALSFFLMAWATELWMLFAARIIGGLLSSANMPTVMAYVADITSEEDRGKGMGIIGASVGLGFIFGPAIGGIFSEASLHIPFYLAGGSSLITFFFVMFVLKESLTAEQKAKGKLTKRAPLLQAFKGSVSILFLLQLFVSLSLAGLEATFAYFAYEKANLGTVQLGYIFMIMGLAGAVVQGGLVGKLTKKHGEGFVIQLGIAISALGFLLILFIDSFTTAAIFLTVFGIGNGFIRPSVSSLLTKKVKTGHGTTTGLLSSFDSLGRIIGPPLGGILFTFSIGLPYIAGIILSALAFILYRIYIVQASKAGIHANS